The following proteins are encoded in a genomic region of Puniceicoccus vermicola:
- the rlmF gene encoding 23S rRNA (adenine(1618)-N(6))-methyltransferase RlmF, with the protein MHPRNPHQGRYDFDALCDACPELAGFLRPNPKGDRTIDFSDPEAVLCLNRALLSHQYQVHHWAIPQGYLCPPIPGRADYIHHLADLIGVDRSADSRKRIFDIGTGANCIYPILGNRSYGWNFVGTEVELRAFRSARAIVEANPCLQKNIRIVRQKNEGAIFTGILKPSDSFAATMCNPPFHPSPDEARSQNQRKTRNLKRTKIPPKSSNLNFGGQPRELWCVGGEVGFLKRMIAESQKFAGQVGWFTSLVSKSANLPYLRSQLEQAKAAEVKVVPMEQGQKQSRLLAWKF; encoded by the coding sequence ATGCATCCGAGGAATCCACACCAAGGTCGGTACGACTTCGACGCCCTCTGCGACGCTTGTCCAGAGTTAGCCGGCTTCCTGCGCCCGAATCCGAAAGGAGACCGCACGATCGATTTCAGCGATCCGGAGGCGGTTCTCTGTCTCAATCGCGCTCTCCTTTCTCACCAGTACCAAGTTCACCATTGGGCCATCCCTCAAGGTTATCTCTGCCCACCGATTCCGGGACGCGCGGACTACATTCATCATTTGGCAGACTTGATCGGGGTCGACCGTTCGGCGGACTCGCGCAAACGGATCTTCGACATCGGCACGGGCGCGAATTGCATCTATCCGATTCTTGGCAACCGCAGCTACGGATGGAACTTCGTGGGGACAGAGGTTGAGCTCAGGGCGTTCCGCTCGGCGCGGGCCATCGTCGAAGCCAATCCTTGCCTGCAAAAAAACATCCGAATCGTTCGACAGAAGAATGAGGGCGCCATTTTCACCGGAATTCTGAAACCGAGTGATTCCTTCGCTGCGACAATGTGCAACCCACCCTTCCACCCCTCCCCGGACGAAGCCCGCAGCCAGAACCAACGCAAAACCAGAAACCTGAAACGAACGAAAATTCCGCCAAAATCATCCAACCTCAATTTTGGCGGGCAGCCCCGGGAACTTTGGTGTGTTGGTGGCGAGGTGGGCTTCCTGAAACGAATGATCGCCGAGAGCCAGAAGTTCGCCGGGCAGGTCGGATGGTTCACTTCACTGGTCTCCAAAAGCGCAAACTTGCCCTACCTTCGGTCACAACTTGAACAAGCAAAAGCCGCAGAGGTGAAGGTCGTCCCCATGGAGCAGGGACAGAAACAAAGCCGCCTCCTCGCTTGGAAGTTTTAG
- a CDS encoding agmatine deiminase family protein: protein MSTSDNTRRMPAEWEPHAGTWIFWPTRPEQYLYGSASDFSTVRDAFQKLVDVLCSFEPVKVGADASVRQEAESILGRRATVHEFPLDDAWARDAAPTFIFENNDLAALCWRFTGWGGRFGPIEADAKASSRIAEGMGLLIIRSKLALEGGGIHSNGQGTILTTTPVLEDPGRNPGVPSNELQEQLATTLGASHIVSLPRAYAGDDTGGHIDVIAAFAPSGAVLINDCTDSSDPNVEGSRENIRTLKAAGLEVISVPQPEARYAGGDRLAYSYLNFYLCNGGVIAPIFGDKKDDYFCGLLEEHFPDREVVPIDARPFYLGGGGIHCVTQQIPRA from the coding sequence GTGAGCACGAGTGATAACACGCGCCGGATGCCGGCGGAGTGGGAACCTCACGCCGGGACGTGGATCTTTTGGCCGACTCGTCCGGAGCAGTACCTCTACGGTTCGGCTTCGGATTTTTCCACCGTTCGCGATGCTTTCCAGAAACTGGTCGATGTGCTTTGTTCCTTCGAGCCAGTCAAGGTAGGGGCGGATGCGTCGGTGCGTCAGGAGGCGGAGTCGATTCTCGGCCGTCGGGCGACGGTTCATGAGTTCCCCCTCGACGATGCTTGGGCCCGCGATGCGGCTCCCACCTTTATTTTCGAGAACAATGATCTCGCCGCTCTTTGCTGGCGCTTTACCGGATGGGGTGGGAGGTTCGGTCCCATTGAGGCCGATGCAAAAGCCAGCAGTCGCATTGCGGAGGGCATGGGTCTCCTGATCATCCGTTCAAAGTTGGCTTTGGAGGGAGGCGGTATTCATTCGAATGGGCAGGGCACCATTCTCACTACGACTCCGGTTCTCGAAGACCCCGGTCGCAATCCGGGAGTCCCTTCCAACGAATTGCAGGAACAGCTGGCCACAACTTTAGGGGCATCCCATATCGTGAGTCTTCCGCGTGCCTACGCTGGGGACGATACCGGCGGTCATATTGATGTCATCGCTGCTTTTGCACCCAGTGGAGCGGTGTTGATCAATGATTGCACGGATAGCTCCGACCCCAACGTGGAAGGATCTCGGGAAAATATTCGGACGCTGAAGGCGGCCGGGTTGGAGGTGATTTCGGTTCCTCAGCCGGAGGCTCGCTATGCCGGTGGTGATCGGCTGGCCTACAGTTACTTGAATTTCTATCTCTGCAATGGCGGAGTCATCGCTCCGATTTTTGGGGACAAGAAAGACGACTATTTTTGCGGACTCTTGGAAGAACACTTTCCGGATCGGGAAGTGGTTCCCATCGACGCCCGGCCCTTTTATCTCGGAGGCGGGGGGATTCACTGCGTGACCCAGCAAATTCCTCGAGCTTAG